Proteins found in one Thalassomonas actiniarum genomic segment:
- a CDS encoding TlpA family protein disulfide reductase has protein sequence MKFPPYIVFSVLAPLLSGCALLPAPANDAPAVDMSFLVKPGQLLPLTKLNDITGEHVVLNTPGRKKLVILFATWCADSQRAMKALHQSPLIQDKSLDIVAIAREQQNTELASWAAENEIKVTLVADADRSIYRQFAHAGIPRFIMVDEQNRIVETVLAEGEQQIEHIRW, from the coding sequence ATGAAATTTCCCCCGTATATTGTTTTTTCCGTACTCGCGCCACTGTTGTCCGGTTGTGCGCTGCTGCCGGCTCCGGCCAATGATGCCCCTGCTGTTGATATGTCATTTTTGGTGAAGCCCGGGCAATTATTGCCGCTGACGAAGCTCAATGACATCACCGGGGAGCATGTTGTCCTCAATACCCCGGGACGCAAAAAACTGGTGATTTTATTTGCCACCTGGTGTGCTGACTCGCAACGGGCAATGAAAGCCTTGCACCAATCTCCGCTGATCCAGGATAAATCGCTTGATATCGTTGCCATTGCCCGCGAACAACAAAACACTGAACTGGCAAGCTGGGCTGCGGAAAATGAGATTAAAGTAACACTGGTGGCCGATGCCGACCGCAGTATTTACAGGCAATTTGCCCATGCCGGAATTCCCCGCTTTATTATGGTTGATGAGCAAAACCGCATCGTCGAGACCGTATTAGCCGAAGGGGAGCAACAAATAGAGCATATCCGCTGGTAA
- a CDS encoding sensor domain-containing diguanylate cyclase, whose protein sequence is MALFNPGDDVFEQLINEMPVGLLLVDQQGNIVFINGKLQALLGYSQEEIFGKTVNILLPERYRGEHGEMLANYLKAPTSRAMDQGRVLLAENKKGHEIQIKIGLTPVSFGGEAYVLASMIEVSNEIIKIAANNDPLTGLPNRNFFYELSENIRSEAIRNGVRLSLLFIDLDDFKAVNDQYGHDIGDLVLCQVAECINHSVRKNDIIGRLGGDEFVLCLYGVANDQALNGIAKGLIDKISAIDMVQGHVINISASIGVACTNDPGNIVLTDMIKLADKLMYQAKDKGKGKVIWIAC, encoded by the coding sequence ATGGCGCTTTTCAATCCCGGTGATGATGTTTTTGAACAGCTAATAAATGAAATGCCAGTGGGACTGCTGCTGGTGGATCAGCAAGGAAATATTGTTTTTATTAACGGCAAACTGCAAGCTTTATTGGGATACAGCCAAGAAGAGATTTTTGGCAAAACGGTCAATATCCTGTTACCGGAACGCTACCGGGGCGAGCATGGCGAAATGTTAGCCAATTACCTGAAAGCGCCCACTTCCAGGGCTATGGATCAGGGACGGGTATTATTGGCGGAGAATAAAAAAGGCCATGAAATCCAAATTAAAATCGGCCTGACACCTGTCTCGTTTGGTGGTGAAGCTTATGTGCTTGCTTCTATGATAGAGGTGAGTAATGAGATCATTAAAATAGCGGCCAATAACGATCCTCTAACCGGTTTACCCAATCGGAACTTCTTTTATGAATTAAGTGAAAATATTCGCAGCGAAGCCATACGCAACGGGGTACGGCTATCCTTACTTTTTATCGATCTGGATGACTTTAAGGCGGTGAATGACCAATACGGGCATGATATCGGTGACTTGGTACTTTGCCAGGTGGCTGAGTGCATAAACCACAGTGTCCGAAAGAATGATATTATCGGCCGTCTCGGCGGTGACGAATTTGTCTTGTGTCTTTACGGAGTCGCCAATGACCAGGCGTTAAACGGCATTGCCAAAGGGTTAATTGATAAAATTTCTGCCATAGACATGGTGCAGGGGCATGTTATCAATATCAGTGCCAGTATAGGTGTTGCCTGTACCAATGATCCGGGCAATATTGTACTGACCGATATGATCAAGCTGGCGGATAAATTGATGTATCAGGCCAAAGACAAGGGTAAGGGTAAGGTAATTTGGATTGCATGTTAA
- a CDS encoding CaiB/BaiF CoA transferase family protein produces MNKPLQGLKVLDFSSLLPGPYATGLLADMGAEVLRIDPPDRQDMVKNVKPAFKDSSYAYLTLQRNKQSRTLDLKQPAAITQIKSLVAEYDILVEQFRPGVMAKLGLDFDTLSAINPELIYCSISGYGQTGPYKDKAGHDINYLALSGLASFSGTKETGPVLSGTQIADIAGGSHHAVMAILAAVIQRSTTGLGQHLDISMTDAAFALTGLFGAGAVGLGVDPDLGGTLLNGGSFYDYYQTLDERYLSVGSLEPKFARLFFQTLGQADWLERACSSDNTQQTLLKQDISKVISQKTLQNWLTLFTPLDACVEPVLTVSEAAHSPLMAERNMVNEITLDSGENIKQIAAVIKFN; encoded by the coding sequence ATGAATAAACCATTACAAGGCTTAAAAGTACTGGATTTTTCCAGCCTGTTACCCGGCCCCTACGCCACCGGCTTACTGGCTGATATGGGCGCCGAAGTACTGCGTATCGATCCGCCGGACAGGCAGGATATGGTAAAAAACGTCAAGCCCGCTTTCAAAGACAGCTCTTATGCCTATTTAACCCTGCAGCGCAATAAACAATCACGCACGCTGGACTTAAAACAGCCGGCGGCTATTACACAAATCAAATCCCTGGTAGCTGAGTATGACATCCTGGTTGAACAGTTTCGCCCCGGAGTCATGGCTAAACTTGGCCTGGACTTTGACACCTTAAGTGCTATTAATCCTGAATTAATTTATTGTTCCATCAGCGGCTACGGCCAAACCGGTCCATATAAAGATAAGGCCGGACACGACATTAACTATCTCGCCTTAAGCGGCCTGGCAAGCTTTAGCGGCACCAAAGAAACCGGCCCGGTACTGAGCGGCACGCAAATCGCCGATATTGCCGGCGGCTCCCACCATGCAGTGATGGCCATTTTAGCGGCAGTGATCCAGCGCTCCACCACGGGATTGGGACAACATCTTGATATCAGCATGACAGATGCTGCTTTTGCCCTCACCGGGTTATTCGGCGCAGGCGCCGTCGGCCTTGGTGTAGACCCTGACTTAGGCGGAACCTTGCTGAACGGCGGCAGTTTTTATGACTATTATCAAACCCTGGATGAGCGTTATTTATCCGTAGGTAGTTTAGAGCCGAAATTTGCCCGGCTATTTTTTCAAACACTGGGACAGGCCGACTGGTTAGAGCGGGCTTGCTCTTCTGATAACACACAACAGACTCTGCTCAAACAGGATATCAGCAAGGTGATCAGCCAAAAAACACTTCAGAACTGGCTTACCCTGTTTACGCCGTTAGATGCCTGCGTTGAACCGGTACTGACAGTCTCCGAGGCTGCCCACTCGCCCTTGATGGCAGAACGTAACATGGTAAACGAGATCACCTTAGATTCGGGGGAAAACATTAAACAGATAGCCGCTGTGATTAAGTTTAACTAG